A region of the Kribbella sp. NBC_01245 genome:
CCCATTCCGGATGTCGACCCTCGGAATAGGGCAGGTAGTCCGGGCGGGGCCAGGCGGCGGGAGGCGGCAGAGGGCGGACGTCGTTGGCATGCACGCGTATATCAAGGTCGTCGATGAGCGCGCGCTTCACTTTGTCCTGCTGGAGTTGGACGCACCGGCTGACGATTAATCCGTCGCTAGGCGCCGGCGCTGGTGGATAGGGTTCGGCGCAATGGAGATCATCGAGATCGACGGCGTTGACGCCGCAGAGTTTGCCCGGTTCCACGCGCTGCGGGATGACGTACGGCGCCATGACCAGGAGTTTCCCGCAGGGCTCGGGATGGCCGAGGCGCGGGTGTTGTTCACTCGGCATGACGATGATCTGCGGGTCGAGGGGCTGGTCGCCGTTGACGGTGACACGTGGCTCGGGATGGCGTGGCTCGACTGGTGGCTGCAGGAGAACACGCATCTCGTCGAGGTCGAGATCGCCGTACATCCTGATTGTCGTCGCCGCGGCGCTGCGTCGTTCCTGCTCGAGGCCGCGGCTTCGCGTGCCAGGGCGGCCGGGCGGACGATGTTGTCGACGACGATCCTGGGCGATTTCGAGACCGGTGAGAGTGCCGGTACGGCGTTCGCGGCGGCGCGTGGGTTCGAGCTGAAGCACACGGAATACCACCAGGTGTTCGAGCTGCCGATGGCGGACGCGCAACTCGATGAGCTGGCGGCGCGGATCGCGGGTCAGCACGACGAGTACAAGCTGGTGCAGTGGCGCGAGCACACGCCGGACGAGTGGATCGAGCAGTTCGCCGAGGCGCTCAGCGTGATGGGCGAAGAGGTCCCGGTCGGCGAACTGGACCACGAGCCGATGCGCTGGACGCCGGACCGGCTCCGCCAGGCCGAGGAGCGACGACTCGAGCAGGGGCGGTTCTGCCACACCACGGCCGCCATCGCGCCCGACGGCACGCTCGCGGCGTACACCCAGATGGGCGGCGCCAACGGTAATCCGGAGCGGCTCTACCAGTGGGACACGCTGGTCCGGCCGGAGCATCGCGGCCGCCGGCTCGGTATGGGCGTGAAGATCCCGAACCTGCGGTCATTGCAGGCCGAACTCGATCACCCGGCCGTCCTGCACACCTGGAACGCGGTGGAGAACGGCCCAATGATCGCGGTCAACAAACACCTCGGCTTCCGCCCGGTCGCCCAACGCACCAACTGGGAGAAGACCCTCTAGCTTGGTTCTTGCCGCGAGTGGTCACATCCTGACCACTCGCGGAAAAAGGCGCGCTAGACGACGGAGAGTGGCAGGAGTTTCTTGCCGGTCGGGCCGATCTGGATCTCCGTGCCCATCTGCGGGCAGACGCCGCAGTCGAAGCACGGGGTCCAGCGGCAGTCCTCGACCTCGATACCGCCGTCGGGCTCGAGGGCGTCCTGCCAGTCTTCCCAGAGCCAGTCGCGGTCGAGGCCCGAGTCCAGGTGATCCCAGGGCAGGACCTCGGCGTACTCCCGCTCGCGAGTCGTGTACCAAGCGAGGTCGACGGGCTCGTCGGCCAGCGCGGTCTCGGTGGCGGCGACCCACTTGTCGTACGAGAAGTGCTCGCTCCAGCCGTCGAACCGGCCGCCGTCGCGCCAGACCTGCTCGATCACGCGGCCGACCCGGCGGTCGCCTCGCGACAGCAGTCCCTCGATGATGCCGGGCTTGCCGTCGTGGTACCGGAAGCCGATCGCCTTGGCGTACTGCTTCTCGCTGCGCAACGCGTCACGCAGTTTCGCGAGGCGCGCGTCGGTGCCCTCGGCGTCGAGCTGCGAGGCCCATTGGAACGGCGTGTGCGGCTTCGGCACGAACCCGCCGATCGACACCGTGCAACGGATATCGCGGCGGCCGGAGACCTCGCGGCCGGTCTGGATCACGCGCTTGGCGAGATCGGCGATGGCCAGCACGTCCTCGTCGGTCTCGGTGGGCAGACCGCACATGAAGTACAGCTTCACCTGGCGCCAGCCGTGGCTGTACGCCGCCGCGACCGTGTTGATCAGGTCGTCCTCGGTGACCATCTTATTGATCACCTTGCGCATCCGGTCCGAACCGCCCTCAGGCGCGAACGTCAGACCCGACCGCCGGCCGTTGCGGGAGAACTCGTTGGCCAGCGTGATGTTGAAGGCGTCTACACGGGTAGACGGCAACGACAGCGACACGTTGCTGCCCTCATACCGATCGCCGAGGCCCTTGGCCACCTCCGCGATCTCGGAGTGGTCGGCGCTGGACAGCGAGAGCAGGCCGACCTCCTCGAAACCGGACTGCTTGAGCCCGTTCTCGATCATGTCGCCGATCGTGGTGATACTGCGCTCGCGCACCGGCCGGGTGATCATGCCCGCCTGGCAGAACCGGCAGCCGCGCGTACAACCCCGGAAGATCTCGACCGAATACCGCTCGTGCACGGTCTCGGCCAGCGGCACCAGCGGCTTGCGCGGGTACGGCCAGGCGTCGAGGTCCATCACGGTGTGCTTCGCGGTCCGCCACGGCACACCCGGGCGGTTCGGCGCGACGCGCTTGATCCGGCCGTCGGCCATGTACTCGACGGTGAAGAACTTCGGTACGTACACGCCGCCCGAGGCCGCGAGGCGCATCAGCAGCTCGTCACGCCCACCGGGACTGCCCTCGTCCTTCCACTCCCGGATGACCTCCGAGATGGCGAGCACGATCTCTTCGCCGTCACCGAGCACGGCCGCGTCGATGAAGTCGGCGATCGGCTCGGGGTTGAACGCGGAGTGACCGCCCGTGAGCACGATGGGGTCATCGTCGCCCCGGTCCACGGCGTACAGCGGGATGCCGGCCAGGTCGAGCGCGGTCAGCATGTTCGTATACCCGAGCTCGGTGGAGAACGAGATGCCGAACACGTCGAACGCGCGCACCGGGCGGTGGCTGTCCAGCGTGAACTGCGGGATCTCGTTGTCGCGGAGAACCTTCTCCATGTCCGGCCAGACCGCGTAGGTCCGCTCGGCGAGGATCCAGTCGCGCTCGTTCAGCACTTCGTACAGGATCTGGACGCCCTGGTTCGGCAGACCGACCTCGTAGGCGTCCGGGTACATCAGGGCCCAGCGCACGGTGGCGGCGTCCCAGTCCTTACTGACCGAGTTGAGCTCACCGCCGACGTACTGGATCGGCTTCTGCACAGTCGGCAGCAGCGGCTCCAGGCGAGCGAACAGAGATTCAACAGTCATCAAAGAGGAACTTCCACCCAGGCAACAGAACCCCTCAAGCCTAACCCCCTCCCCCACCCCCTATTACCACCCACCTCACGCTCGGGCTGAGGTGGGCCAGGTCCCCTTCCTGGCGTTGACTCGCCCGCGTCCATCCCCTTGCGTTGATTCGTCTGTATCCGCTCGCCCTTTGCCGCGGCGGGTCAGATGTACGACAACGTGGGCGGGCGGATTCGGACGAATCAACGCTAATCGCCTGCGAGGTACGGACTTTCGGCCGGGTTGTGTTGGTTTCACCCGTCCCCTGAGTTCTTGCGAAGTGTCTGGTGGACCCGGGCCGCGTCAAGGGTTCCATCGGCTGACGCCGACGCATGCGCGCCCTTGACCCGACCCGGGTCCACCAAGTGCGGCGGGCTATCTCAGGGGACGGGTGAGGTATGACCGGGCTAGACGTCTCCCGTCGCGTCGACGCCCGTGCGTGCACCGGGCTAGCCGTCCCGCGGACCGGACGTGGAGGGGTTCGCGCGCCAACTCCTGGTTTCGCGTGCCGAATATACGGCCCGGAACCCAGGACCTGCGGGGATAACGCACGAATTCGGCGCGCTTCCCGAGCGGACTGGACGTTTTCAGGGCCGCAAAACGTCCGGTCCGCTCAGGAAGATGCGCGCGCGGCCTGCAAGGGCCGTCGAGACGTCGGTTTGGGGCTGGACGTCGTCTTTGTGAGTCTGCTGGACGTTTTCGGTCCTGAAAATGTCCGGTGGGCTCACAAAGAGGACCGCTGGGGCTTCAAGGTGCGTCGAGTCGTGGGTTGTGGTGGCGGGAAGGGCTTGCCGGCCGCCAAAACCCACGACTCGATGAGCCGATGAGCCGCGGCGCAGCCACAAGCCGACCGATCAAACGCGACCACTCGCGGCAAAGCCCCTCGCCAAGCACCTACGAATGACCAGACCCGACCACTCGCGGCAGAGCCCTCGCGGCAGCACGGACGAATGGCCAGTAGCGGCAGCGGTCGGCAAAGGCCCACCCGGCACCACATGCGAGTGGCCAGGGGCGGCAGCGCTTGGCGAAGGCTGCGGCAGCAGCGTGCGGCGAAGGTTGGGGCGGGAGCGGGCGGGAGACGTCCGACCCGGTCATACCTCACCCGTCCCCTGAGATAGCCCGCCGCACTTGGTGGACCCGGGCCGGGTCAAGGGCGCGTCAGCGTCACCGTCAGGTGATGAAACCCTTGACGCGGACCGGGTCCACCAGACACTTCGCAAGAACTCAGGGGACGGGTGAAACCAACACCACCGAGCCCTAGCGGAGGTGGTGGGCCAGCAGGGTGGTTACGTGCTCGGGGTGAGCGAGGTTGACCAAGTGGGCGGAGTTTTCGATGAGTTCGAACTTGGCGCCGGGGATTTGGTCGGCTACCGCGCGGACCGCGTCGACGGGGACGGACTCGTCTTGGTCTGCCGCGATCAGGAGGGTCGGGACGTCGATTGAGGCGAGCCCCCCGGTGAGGTCCATGTCGCGGATGGCCTCGCTGCAGGCGGCGTAGCCTTCGGCGGGGGTGTTGACGACCTGGTGGCGGACAGCGGCCACCAGACCCGGGTTGGCGGTTGCGAAGGCCGGGAGGAACCAGCGGCCGATGGCGGCGTCGGCGACGGCCTGCGCGCCCTCGCGGCGTACGAGGTCGGCCCGGTCGGTCCACATCTGGGGGCCGCCGCCGGGGAGGGCGGGCGCGCAGAGGATGGCGAAGGACTTGAAGCGTTCGGGCGCGTTCTCCGCGAGCCAGAGGCCGACCATGCCGCCGATGGAGATACCGGCGTACGACGCCTGCTCGACGCCGAGGTGGTCGAGTAGCGCGAGGACCTCACGGCCTAGGTCTGCCATCGAGTACGGCCCGTGTGGTACCGGCGAGGCGCCGTGGCCGAGGTGGTCGAACGCGACTACCCGGAACCGGCCCGCCAAGGCGTCCACCTGGGCTTGCCAAAGCAGGTGGGTCGTCCCCAGGGCCGAGCCGAGGAGGACGACGGGAGCATTCGCGGGACCGGTCGCCAGATAGTTCAAAGCCATACCGCCACCTTAATCAGGACAACCGACAATCAGGACAAGCGCCGCACCAGCTCCAATTTGTCGATCTTCCCGATGGGTGTCACCGGCAACCGGTCGAACGTCGCGACCTGGTCCGGGAACTTGTACGCCGCCACGCCTCGCTCTCGCAGGTACGACGCCAACTCCTTGGCAGACGCAGACCCGACGATGCATGCACACGTCTGCTCCCCCAGCAATTCGTGCGGCAACGGGATCACCGCGACCGAGACGATCGCGGGATGGGAGCGCAGATGATCCTCAACCTCCGAGGCCGAGACCTTGTCGCCACCCCGGTTGATGACCTCCTTCACCCGGCCCTCCACCACCAGATGCCCACTCGGCATTCGCCGAACCAGGTCGCCCGACCGGTAGAACCCGTCCAGCGTGAAGGCCACAGCGTTATGGGCGTCGGCGTTGTAGTAGCCACGGATCGTGTACGGCCCACGCGTATACAACTCGCCCGCGTCAGCCTCTCGACCAGTTGCGTCCAAGATCCGGATCTCGTCATGCGGCGATAACGGCAACCCCTGAGTCGTGTCGACCACCGACAACGGATCGTCCAGGCGGGTGTAGTTGAGCAGCCCTTCCGCCATCCCGAAGACCTGCTGCAGCGGTACGTCGAGAGCCGCCCGCAACGCCTTCGCCTGCGTCTCCCCGAGCTTGGCACCACCGACCTGGAGCAACCGCAGACTGCTGAGGTCCTCGGTCTGCCAGTCCCGCGCCTCGGCCCACAGCAGTGCCACGGTCGGCACCACCGCCGTATGCGTGACGCCCTCCCGCTCGATCAACGCGAACGCCTCGTCCGGGCTCGGGCTGGCCGCCATCACGACCGTGCCCCCAACCGTGAAGGTGCCGAGAATGCCCGGACAGGCCAGCGGGAAGTTGTGCCCAGCCGGCAACGCCGCGAGATAAACCGTGTCAGCCCCCACCTCGCACACCTCCGCACTGGCGCGAGCGTTGTAGCAGTAGTCGTCATGCGTACGCGGAATGAGCTTCGGCGTCCCCGTCGTACCGCCCGAAAGCAGGTACAACGCGACCGACGACGGGTCGACCGGCGGCAGCTCCACCGGCGGAGCGTCCACCGAGGCGAGCGACACGAACTCCTCCGCCTCCCCCTCGACCAAAACGAGCCCCACCTCAACCGATCGCGCCAACGACCGATAGTCGAACCCCACCACCACGTCAGGAATCGCGTAAGCGACAGCGCCGGTAGACGAGCAGAGATACGCGATCTCGTGCTCCCGATGCGCCGGCAAGGCGTAAACCGGCAACGCGCCAAGACGGAACAACGCGAAGCTCAGCTCGACGAATCCTCGCGAGTTCCCCAGCTGTACGACGACCCGATCGCCCGCGCTGATCCCGAGGCTGAGCAATCCCGCGGCCAACCGATCAACCCGCACGTCCAAGTCGTCGTACGTCAGCCGTACGTCACCCGCGACCAGCGCCAACCCGGCACCGCGCCCGCGCAGCAGAGAGCCCAACGTCGTACCGGTCCAGTAACCGCAGGACCGATAGAGCTCGGCGAGTTCCAAGGGCCAAGGCGTGAAGGCGGTCATGACGGCACGTGCCAACTGCGCGCGGCGAGCTGGGCGGACCACATCCGGGCGTACCGGCCGTCGGCGTCGGCCAGTAGGTCGGAGTGGCGGCCGAGCTGGGCGACGACGCCGTCCTCGATCACGGCGATCTGGTCCGCGCCCACGACGGTCGACAGGCGGTGCGCGATCACCACGACGGTCTTCCCGCGTACCAAGTGGTCGATCGCCTCCTGGACGACGACCTCCGACTCGGTATCGAGCGCGGCCGTCGGCTCGTCCAGCAACACGACTGGCGCGTCCTTCAGAATGGCGCGCGCGATCGAGATCCGCTGGCGCTCGCCGCCGGACAAGGCCGAGCCGATCTCGCCAACGCGAGTGTCATACCCGCGAGGCAGGCGCTCGACGAAGGTGTGCACGTTGGCTGAGCGCGCGGCCGCCTCGATCTCGGCGTCGGTCGCGTCCGGACGGCCCATCGCGATGTTCGCGCGAATGGTGTCGTCGAAGAGATAGACGTCCTGGAAGACGACGGCGATATGCCGGAGCAGCTCCCCCGGTTCCAACGTCGCCAAGTCGACACCACCGAGGCTGACGACGCCACTCGACGGGTCGGCGAAGCGGCTGATCAGCTTGGTGAGCGTGGTTTTCCCCGAGCCGGACGGCCCGACCAGAGCGGTCAGACTTCGCTCGGGCACGACCAGATTGACCCCGCGCAGCAACGGCTCGGAAGCACCGTCGTACGCAAACGTCACGTCGTCGAACCGCACCTCGAACGACGTCGGCGTACGACCACCCGGACGTACCGGCATCGGTGAAGTGGCGAGCAGATCGCCCACCCGGCTCAACGCGGCCTCGGACATCTCGAACAGCTTCACCATCACCGACGCGAGCGCCAGCGGTTCGGCAAAACGCGCGGCCGCGACCACGATGGCGACCAGCAACGGCACGGTCAGCCGGGCGTCGACGACGAGGGCCGCGCCAACGACGACCAGACCGACGATCGCCAACTGGACCAGCAACTGGGTCAGCGCGACCGGCAAAGACGCCGAGCGATTGGCCTTCGACTGCGCGTGCTGCTGATGCGTCAGCACCTCGACCAGGCGAGGCGAATCGGCGCCGGCCTGACCGGTGGCTTTGAAGACTGGCAGACCTTGGACGTACTCGACGATGCGGTTCGCCGCGTCCGCGTCAGCCTCGTCCACCGAGCGGAAGCCGGCGTTCGACAGCCGCTGGATCCGCCGGATCAACGGCACCGCCAGCAGCACCGCGATCGCGAGCACCAGACCGAGCCGCCAGTCGACGGCCAGGATGACCACGCCGATGACGGCCGGTACGGCGATGATCTGGATGAACAACGTCGCCAGCAACGCGATCGCCGTCGCCGCACTGGTCGCGTTGTTGCCGACCACGGTGGCGAGATCACCCGCAGCGCGGCGACCGAGCTCCTGCTGCGGCATCGAGCGCAACTTCGCGCCGAGCCGCAAGCGCGTGTCCTTCGTGACGTACGGCCAAGTGTCGAAGCTGAACGCCATCTCGCCCACCCGCAGGAAGCCCTCGAGCGCGACCAGCACGGCCAGGATGCCGACCCACAGCCAGGCGCGACCGACATCGATCGGGTCGCGGGCGAGCTCGGCCAGCAACGGGATGAACACCACGTATGCCGCTGCCTGGGTGGCCGTCGCCGCGGCCGAATACCGCAGCGTACGGCGCAGCTCGGCCGCATAGGGGCCTGCGGCAACGAACATCAAACGCAGGATGCGCCTCATCGAATCGTCTCCTCAGCAAGGTGTCCGGACAAGCCCCAGCGGGATGCCTGAACGTGTCGCGCCCACAACGCGGCGTACCGGCCACCGGCGGCGACCAGGTCGGCGTGCGTGCCGCGTTCGGCGACACCGCCGTCATCGATCACGACGATCTGGTCGACGTCGACGATGGTGGACAACCGGTGCGCGATGATCAACACGGTTCGACCAGCAGTTAAGCGAGCGATCGCGTTCTGGATCAGCACCTCGTTCTCCGGATCGGCGAAGGCCGTCGCCTCGTCGAGTACGACGACAGGTGCGCCGGACAGGATGGCTCGCGCGATCGTGATGCGCTGGCGTTGACCGCCGGAAAGGCGCCCGCCGCGTTCGCCCACCTGGGTGTCGTACCCCTCGGGTAGTTCCGCCTTGATGAACTCGTGCGCGGCGGCGGCCTCGGCAGCGGCGTACACCTCCTCGTCGGTGGCGTCGGGCTTGGCCAGCCGGATGTTCTCGGCGATCGTGCCCTGGACCAGGAACGGGTCCTGGAAGACCAACGCAACGTTCT
Encoded here:
- the pcaD gene encoding 3-oxoadipate enol-lactonase; translation: MALNYLATGPANAPVVLLGSALGTTHLLWQAQVDALAGRFRVVAFDHLGHGASPVPHGPYSMADLGREVLALLDHLGVEQASYAGISIGGMVGLWLAENAPERFKSFAILCAPALPGGGPQMWTDRADLVRREGAQAVADAAIGRWFLPAFATANPGLVAAVRHQVVNTPAEGYAACSEAIRDMDLTGGLASIDVPTLLIAADQDESVPVDAVRAVADQIPGAKFELIENSAHLVNLAHPEHVTTLLAHHLR
- a CDS encoding (2,3-dihydroxybenzoyl)adenylate synthase; this translates as MTAFTPWPLELAELYRSCGYWTGTTLGSLLRGRGAGLALVAGDVRLTYDDLDVRVDRLAAGLLSLGISAGDRVVVQLGNSRGFVELSFALFRLGALPVYALPAHREHEIAYLCSSTGAVAYAIPDVVVGFDYRSLARSVEVGLVLVEGEAEEFVSLASVDAPPVELPPVDPSSVALYLLSGGTTGTPKLIPRTHDDYCYNARASAEVCEVGADTVYLAALPAGHNFPLACPGILGTFTVGGTVVMAASPSPDEAFALIEREGVTHTAVVPTVALLWAEARDWQTEDLSSLRLLQVGGAKLGETQAKALRAALDVPLQQVFGMAEGLLNYTRLDDPLSVVDTTQGLPLSPHDEIRILDATGREADAGELYTRGPYTIRGYYNADAHNAVAFTLDGFYRSGDLVRRMPSGHLVVEGRVKEVINRGGDKVSASEVEDHLRSHPAIVSVAVIPLPHELLGEQTCACIVGSASAKELASYLRERGVAAYKFPDQVATFDRLPVTPIGKIDKLELVRRLS
- a CDS encoding ABC transporter ATP-binding protein; translation: MRRILRLMFVAAGPYAAELRRTLRYSAAATATQAAAYVVFIPLLAELARDPIDVGRAWLWVGILAVLVALEGFLRVGEMAFSFDTWPYVTKDTRLRLGAKLRSMPQQELGRRAAGDLATVVGNNATSAATAIALLATLFIQIIAVPAVIGVVILAVDWRLGLVLAIAVLLAVPLIRRIQRLSNAGFRSVDEADADAANRIVEYVQGLPVFKATGQAGADSPRLVEVLTHQQHAQSKANRSASLPVALTQLLVQLAIVGLVVVGAALVVDARLTVPLLVAIVVAAARFAEPLALASVMVKLFEMSEAALSRVGDLLATSPMPVRPGGRTPTSFEVRFDDVTFAYDGASEPLLRGVNLVVPERSLTALVGPSGSGKTTLTKLISRFADPSSGVVSLGGVDLATLEPGELLRHIAVVFQDVYLFDDTIRANIAMGRPDATDAEIEAAARSANVHTFVERLPRGYDTRVGEIGSALSGGERQRISIARAILKDAPVVLLDEPTAALDTESEVVVQEAIDHLVRGKTVVVIAHRLSTVVGADQIAVIEDGVVAQLGRHSDLLADADGRYARMWSAQLAARSWHVPS
- a CDS encoding GNAT family N-acetyltransferase; amino-acid sequence: MEIIEIDGVDAAEFARFHALRDDVRRHDQEFPAGLGMAEARVLFTRHDDDLRVEGLVAVDGDTWLGMAWLDWWLQENTHLVEVEIAVHPDCRRRGAASFLLEAAASRARAAGRTMLSTTILGDFETGESAGTAFAAARGFELKHTEYHQVFELPMADAQLDELAARIAGQHDEYKLVQWREHTPDEWIEQFAEALSVMGEEVPVGELDHEPMRWTPDRLRQAEERRLEQGRFCHTTAAIAPDGTLAAYTQMGGANGNPERLYQWDTLVRPEHRGRRLGMGVKIPNLRSLQAELDHPAVLHTWNAVENGPMIAVNKHLGFRPVAQRTNWEKTL
- a CDS encoding TIGR03960 family B12-binding radical SAM protein: MTVESLFARLEPLLPTVQKPIQYVGGELNSVSKDWDAATVRWALMYPDAYEVGLPNQGVQILYEVLNERDWILAERTYAVWPDMEKVLRDNEIPQFTLDSHRPVRAFDVFGISFSTELGYTNMLTALDLAGIPLYAVDRGDDDPIVLTGGHSAFNPEPIADFIDAAVLGDGEEIVLAISEVIREWKDEGSPGGRDELLMRLAASGGVYVPKFFTVEYMADGRIKRVAPNRPGVPWRTAKHTVMDLDAWPYPRKPLVPLAETVHERYSVEIFRGCTRGCRFCQAGMITRPVRERSITTIGDMIENGLKQSGFEEVGLLSLSSADHSEIAEVAKGLGDRYEGSNVSLSLPSTRVDAFNITLANEFSRNGRRSGLTFAPEGGSDRMRKVINKMVTEDDLINTVAAAYSHGWRQVKLYFMCGLPTETDEDVLAIADLAKRVIQTGREVSGRRDIRCTVSIGGFVPKPHTPFQWASQLDAEGTDARLAKLRDALRSEKQYAKAIGFRYHDGKPGIIEGLLSRGDRRVGRVIEQVWRDGGRFDGWSEHFSYDKWVAATETALADEPVDLAWYTTREREYAEVLPWDHLDSGLDRDWLWEDWQDALEPDGGIEVEDCRWTPCFDCGVCPQMGTEIQIGPTGKKLLPLSVV